A genomic stretch from Candidatus Omnitrophota bacterium includes:
- a CDS encoding glycoside hydrolase family 1 protein: MTDFPEGFLWGAATSAHQVEGNNSNSDWWEWELAGRVKEASGRADGHYKLFEVDFELAVKLGHNAHRFSIEWSRIQPGPDEFSDKAIEHYRRVIKALKIRGIEPIVTLHHFTVPLWFARQGSWLNKEAPETFCRYAGRVIGELAGDVKYWITINEPLILCYYGYVEGLWPPGESSFKKAKEALKNLALAHLESYRLIKDVYRRKNLPSPMVSIAQNIRLFHPCPSRARILNKLPVYLRDKYFNYGILDHLIGKNALDFMGINYYGREFIRFSRANARGLFADNCLCPEHSRDALRNSLGWEIYPEGILEIMLRIKKYGLPVIITENGICTDDDNLRWYYISEHLKNLAEAIKLGVDVKGYLYWSLLDNFEWHEGFKPRFGLIEVDYNDLKRHIRDSALKYAKVCRENRI, from the coding sequence ATGACCGATTTTCCTGAGGGGTTTTTATGGGGCGCGGCAACCAGCGCCCATCAAGTTGAGGGCAATAACAGTAATTCCGACTGGTGGGAATGGGAGCTTGCCGGCAGGGTAAAGGAGGCGTCAGGCAGGGCAGACGGCCATTATAAGCTGTTTGAGGTCGATTTTGAACTGGCGGTAAAGTTAGGGCACAATGCCCACCGTTTTTCCATAGAATGGAGCAGGATACAGCCGGGCCCCGATGAATTCTCTGATAAAGCGATAGAACATTACCGGCGTGTTATAAAGGCGCTGAAGATACGGGGGATCGAGCCGATAGTCACGCTGCATCATTTTACCGTCCCCCTATGGTTTGCCCGGCAGGGCTCCTGGTTAAACAAGGAGGCGCCGGAGACCTTCTGCCGTTACGCGGGCAGGGTGATCGGGGAACTGGCAGGCGACGTAAAGTACTGGATAACCATCAACGAGCCGTTGATCCTGTGTTATTACGGTTACGTGGAAGGGCTCTGGCCGCCGGGGGAGAGTTCTTTTAAAAAAGCAAAAGAGGCGCTTAAAAATCTTGCCTTGGCGCATCTGGAAAGTTACCGTCTTATAAAAGACGTATACAGAAGGAAAAACCTGCCTTCTCCTATGGTGAGCATAGCCCAGAATATACGGCTGTTCCACCCCTGCCCCAGCCGCGCGCGCATTTTGAATAAACTACCGGTATATTTGCGGGATAAATATTTCAATTACGGCATACTTGATCATCTGATCGGAAAGAACGCCCTGGATTTTATGGGCATTAATTATTACGGCAGAGAGTTTATCAGATTCTCCCGCGCCAACGCAAGAGGCCTTTTTGCCGATAACTGCCTGTGCCCCGAGCACAGCAGGGACGCCCTGCGTAATTCCCTCGGTTGGGAGATCTATCCCGAAGGCATCCTGGAGATCATGTTGAGGATAAAAAAATACGGGCTGCCGGTAATAATAACCGAAAACGGCATATGCACCGATGACGACAACCTCAGATGGTACTATATCAGCGAGCACCTGAAGAATCTGGCGGAGGCGATAAAGCTGGGCGTTGATGTGAAGGGGTATCTGTATTGGTCGCTGCTGGATAATTTTGAGTGGCATGAAGGATTCAAGCCCCGCTTCGGCCTCATAGAGGTCGATTACAATGATCTTAAAAGGCATATAAGGGACAGCGCGTTGAAGTATGCCAAGGTGTGCAGGGAAAATAGGATATAG
- a CDS encoding endonuclease III has translation MRRIDKIIEILRKETKKYRVPVVTEMAQRWGEPFYVLISCILSLRTKDAVTRAASERIFSIADSPVDMSRLSAGKIEKAIYPVGFYRTKAKNILRVCRILAERFRSKVPSTIDELLALPGVGRKTANLVVTRGFGKLGICVDTHVHRISNRLGYVRTRTPEQTEFALRKILPKRYWIEYNDLLVTWGQNVCAPVSPFCGQCAIVKYCKKAGVSKSR, from the coding sequence TTGCGACGAATAGATAAGATAATTGAGATCTTACGGAAAGAGACAAAGAAATACCGCGTTCCGGTGGTGACGGAGATGGCGCAAAGGTGGGGGGAGCCGTTCTATGTTCTGATCTCCTGCATCCTCTCTTTGCGCACGAAAGACGCGGTAACGCGGGCTGCTTCCGAAAGGATATTCAGCATTGCCGATAGCCCAGTGGATATGTCGCGTTTATCCGCGGGAAAGATAGAGAAGGCGATCTATCCCGTGGGGTTTTACCGCACGAAGGCAAAGAATATACTCAGGGTCTGCCGGATATTGGCGGAACGATTTAGATCGAAGGTCCCCTCTACCATTGATGAATTGCTTGCTTTGCCGGGAGTGGGCAGAAAAACAGCAAACCTTGTTGTCACGCGGGGATTCGGAAAACTCGGCATATGCGTAGACACCCATGTTCACAGGATATCAAATCGTTTAGGGTATGTCAGGACGCGGACCCCCGAACAAACAGAGTTCGCCTTAAGAAAGATATTGCCTAAGCGTTACTGGATTGAGTATAATGATTTACTGGTCACATGGGGCCAGAATGTCTGCGCCCCTGTTTCACCGTTCTGCGGTCAGTGCGCGATTGTCAAATATTGTAAAAAGGCAGGCGTTAGTAAAAGCAGATAA
- a CDS encoding NAD(P)H-hydrate epimerase — MQFITSDRAKEIDRLARERYSMPALLLMENAGRSVAESALNMLRGKNRIAVVCGKGNNAGDGFVCARHLLAKGKKVDIFLFNSPLDIKGDAEINLNILMRLGKKPLQIDGHGLTSLDFSEYDLIIDAIFGIGIKGEVSGPIKEVIAKINASKIPVISIDVPSGLNADSGVVLGACVKAERTVTFVAVKRGLMMADGPKYAGKVTVADLGIPL; from the coding sequence GTGCAATTTATAACTTCGGATAGGGCCAAAGAGATAGACCGGCTGGCGCGGGAGCGTTACAGTATGCCCGCGCTCCTGCTTATGGAGAACGCCGGGCGCTCGGTCGCGGAGAGCGCTTTAAATATGTTGCGGGGCAAAAACAGGATAGCCGTAGTGTGCGGCAAAGGCAATAATGCCGGCGACGGCTTTGTCTGCGCGCGCCATCTCCTGGCCAAAGGTAAGAAGGTAGACATATTTCTGTTCAATTCTCCCTTAGATATTAAAGGCGATGCCGAGATCAACCTGAATATCCTGATGCGGCTTGGCAAGAAACCGTTGCAGATAGACGGGCATGGGCTTACTTCTCTGGATTTTTCCGAGTATGACCTTATCATTGACGCAATATTCGGCATCGGTATTAAAGGGGAGGTATCGGGCCCGATAAAAGAAGTGATCGCGAAAATAAACGCCTCAAAAATACCCGTCATTTCAATAGATGTTCCTTCCGGCTTGAACGCCGATAGTGGTGTTGTCCTTGGCGCCTGCGTCAAGGCAGAGCGCACCGTGACATTCGTGGCGGTAAAACGCGGCCTTATGATGGCTGACGGGCCTAAGTATGCCGGCAAAGTCACCGTCGCGGATTTAGGCATACCGCTGTAG
- a CDS encoding sodium-dependent transporter produces MRKKRDSWGSRLGIIMAVAGSAVGLGNFLRFPAKVAANGGGAFMIPYFVSILLLGIPLMWIEWTLGRYGGGFEHGTAPGIFHSIWQKNRFIKYFGVIGIFGPLVIFIYYTYIESWALAYSVFSLMGRFQGLDSQAALQSFLAGFQGVEKNQFFGNIGYAYFFFLVTFAINIAVVYYGIKAGIERLCKIAMPALFILGLILLIRVVTLGTPDLSRPAWNVGNGFGFIWNPDFAALKNARVWLEAAGQVFFTLSVGIGVILTYASYLSKGDDVVLSGLSAVSMNEFCEVILGGSIIIPAAFVFFGPVDIQSIANSGVFNLAFVTMPMILGKLPLAALFSFLWFFLLFLAGVTSSVSLAQPAVAFLEDEFDIGRKKAVSIFGIVCFILCQAAVFFLARGVVDELDFWGGTFFLVVFAAVETILFAWVFGIERAWDEIHKGADMAVPRVYRFIIKYITPAFLFIILGAWFYQQWIPIILMRGVSADNRPFILATRVGLIALFSVLCVLVKLAWNKRRKIQERLR; encoded by the coding sequence GTGAGAAAAAAGAGGGATTCCTGGGGGTCGCGGTTAGGCATCATAATGGCGGTTGCCGGAAGCGCCGTTGGCTTGGGCAACTTCCTGAGGTTTCCCGCGAAGGTCGCCGCAAACGGCGGCGGCGCCTTTATGATACCCTATTTTGTGTCTATTTTGCTCCTTGGCATTCCGCTGATGTGGATTGAGTGGACGCTCGGCCGTTACGGAGGCGGTTTTGAACACGGTACAGCCCCGGGCATATTCCACAGCATCTGGCAGAAAAACCGCTTCATTAAATATTTCGGCGTGATCGGCATATTCGGTCCGCTGGTAATATTCATTTACTATACCTACATTGAGTCCTGGGCCCTGGCATACAGCGTATTCTCTTTGATGGGAAGATTCCAGGGATTAGACAGCCAGGCAGCGCTTCAGTCGTTCCTGGCGGGTTTCCAAGGTGTAGAGAAAAATCAGTTCTTTGGCAATATCGGCTACGCGTATTTTTTCTTTCTGGTTACCTTCGCGATCAACATCGCCGTAGTATATTACGGCATAAAGGCGGGGATTGAGCGGCTCTGCAAGATAGCGATGCCCGCGCTCTTTATTCTCGGTCTGATACTTTTGATCAGGGTGGTGACGCTGGGAACGCCGGATCTAAGCAGGCCGGCCTGGAATGTGGGCAACGGCTTCGGCTTTATCTGGAATCCTGATTTTGCCGCCCTGAAGAATGCCAGGGTATGGCTTGAGGCGGCAGGACAGGTGTTCTTTACGTTAAGCGTAGGCATAGGCGTGATCCTTACCTACGCGAGTTACCTCTCTAAGGGCGACGACGTTGTCTTATCGGGGCTGTCCGCGGTGAGCATGAATGAGTTCTGTGAGGTCATATTGGGCGGCAGTATTATTATACCGGCGGCGTTTGTCTTTTTCGGTCCGGTAGATATCCAGAGCATCGCGAACTCCGGCGTGTTTAACCTCGCCTTCGTCACCATGCCCATGATACTGGGTAAGCTTCCTCTGGCGGCGCTGTTTTCTTTTCTCTGGTTCTTTCTGCTGTTTCTGGCAGGGGTGACGTCTTCGGTGTCATTGGCGCAGCCGGCAGTCGCGTTTTTAGAGGATGAATTTGACATAGGCAGAAAAAAGGCGGTTTCTATATTCGGCATAGTGTGTTTTATATTATGCCAGGCAGCCGTATTCTTTCTGGCAAGGGGAGTGGTTGACGAGCTTGACTTCTGGGGAGGGACGTTCTTTCTTGTGGTGTTCGCCGCGGTTGAGACGATACTTTTCGCCTGGGTGTTCGGGATAGAGAGGGCCTGGGACGAGATACATAAAGGAGCTGATATGGCGGTCCCCAGGGTCTACAGGTTCATAATCAAATACATAACGCCGGCATTCTTATTTATCATTTTAGGCGCGTGGTTTTATCAGCAATGGATCCCCATAATACTTATGAGAGGCGTATCTGCCGATAACCGGCCGTTCATACTGGCAACGCGCGTAGGCCTTATCGCGCTTTTTTCCGTCCTTTGCGTGCTGGTGAAGCTGGCCTGGAATAAAAGGCGAAAAATTCAGGAGCGGTTAAGATGA
- the pssA gene encoding CDP-diacylglycerol--serine O-phosphatidyltransferase has protein sequence MHYQFIANIVTILSLIFGFSSIFLALNLKYSMASWFIIWAVLCDIIDGKIARLSPTPSEFGKEFDSLADMVSFGVAPAVLVYMLAFGNQFNIQNIFVVCLYLSCGAFRLARFNIYSKGRPRGYFKGLPITASGAFLASFVLWAHRFDIGVRQEIFWLVLLILSLLMGSNIRYPNFSNFKAARGFIGVSLLLLSIIAALMSKGVALLIIFFTYVALSPIIVGDKDTPIQIGNA, from the coding sequence ATGCATTACCAATTTATCGCCAACATAGTTACTATTTTAAGCTTGATATTCGGCTTCTCTTCTATTTTCCTGGCCCTCAACCTGAAATACAGCATGGCGAGCTGGTTTATAATATGGGCGGTGTTGTGCGATATAATTGATGGCAAGATCGCGCGCCTGAGCCCCACGCCCAGCGAGTTCGGAAAGGAATTTGATTCTCTCGCCGATATGGTCTCTTTCGGCGTGGCTCCGGCCGTGCTGGTATATATGCTTGCGTTCGGAAATCAGTTTAACATACAGAATATATTTGTGGTCTGCCTATATCTGTCATGCGGCGCCTTCCGCCTCGCCAGGTTTAACATTTATTCCAAAGGCAGGCCGCGCGGTTATTTTAAAGGTCTGCCTATTACCGCCAGCGGAGCATTTCTGGCTTCTTTTGTGCTGTGGGCGCACAGGTTTGACATAGGCGTAAGGCAGGAGATCTTCTGGTTGGTCCTCCTCATACTTTCTTTGCTTATGGGCAGTAATATACGCTACCCTAATTTCAGCAACTTCAAGGCCGCCAGAGGGTTTATCGGCGTATCACTTCTATTATTAAGCATTATAGCGGCCCTGATGAGCAAGGGGGTGGCGCTTTTAATAATTTTCTTTACTTATGTGGCTCTAAGCCCTATCATAGTAGGGGATAAAGACACCCCCATACAAATAGGTAATGCTTGA
- a CDS encoding ATP-binding protein has translation MKFKYNLQQKIMFIFCAGALFLVLLGVGFGYFMGFGLIRDIARKDHAKMAALISEAAKRIVEEGISDAVVYSRSQLWLEHVKAANLKYESQGLQAEDVKKELLAIDKQWAAAPDDSDLVRDYLGGTLGQRLKRVVEDDADISEMIITDRQGALVAASAKTSDFYQADERWWQEAFNNKKAIVEDIAFDESSNTFSMAVAIPLQGEGGDVIGVCKVGLEVGRVLSVFENFRIGNTGRAVLVNNDGYIIYRSGARPFQQRFLSEEAFRDISKKESGWLISGDPHDRAGGVFISYVGVRSGILAENNIRWKVCIEQDMAEVFGSLNALRWQMMLLIAVLLVSLTPVSYVIARILLGPIKNLRKAVDAVGAGNFDYRIGSRSHDEIGQLLRAFDNMVRELQQTTTSVKRLNAEIEIRKKAEERLRELSRAVEQSPSIVVITDLKGDIEYVNPKFTEVTGYSMEEVLGRNPRILKSGEISPGEYKKLWEAIVSGGEWRGEFHNKKKNGELYWESASISHIKDGAGRIAHFLAVKEDITARKKAEQALREAKEELEKKNRELSKLDELKSDFISTVSHELRTPLSIIKEGIGLVLDGITGEINEKQKNVLSASSSNIDRLARIINELLDISKIEAGKVELNRRQVNIADLARQVAASFEPKIKEAGLRLMEEFPEEAADAYVDPDKIVQVFTNLVGNALKFTRLGHIKISIQKKDRGVECSVSDTGAGITKEDLPKVFDKFQQFSRTTGSGEKGTGLGLSIAKGIVEMHGGKIWVESELGKGTKFSFTL, from the coding sequence ATGAAGTTTAAATACAACCTGCAGCAGAAGATCATGTTTATTTTCTGCGCGGGCGCGTTATTTCTCGTATTGCTGGGCGTTGGTTTCGGGTATTTTATGGGCTTTGGCCTGATCCGGGATATAGCCCGTAAGGACCACGCGAAGATGGCTGCTTTGATATCAGAGGCGGCAAAGAGGATCGTTGAGGAAGGCATCAGTGACGCGGTTGTCTATTCGCGCAGCCAGTTGTGGCTGGAGCATGTCAAAGCGGCAAATCTCAAGTATGAGAGTCAGGGGCTTCAAGCAGAGGATGTTAAAAAGGAACTTTTGGCTATTGATAAACAATGGGCTGCCGCTCCGGATGACAGCGATCTGGTCAGGGATTATCTGGGCGGCACACTGGGCCAGAGATTGAAGAGGGTGGTCGAGGATGATGCCGACATATCAGAGATGATCATCACCGACAGACAGGGGGCGTTGGTGGCTGCCTCGGCCAAGACATCCGATTTTTATCAGGCAGATGAACGGTGGTGGCAGGAGGCGTTCAATAACAAGAAGGCCATCGTGGAGGATATCGCCTTTGATGAATCCAGTAATACCTTCAGTATGGCGGTCGCTATCCCCTTACAAGGCGAAGGCGGCGATGTTATCGGGGTATGCAAGGTGGGGCTTGAGGTGGGCCGGGTTTTGTCGGTGTTTGAGAATTTCAGGATCGGTAATACAGGCCGCGCGGTCTTAGTCAACAATGACGGTTACATCATATACCGTTCCGGCGCCCGGCCGTTCCAACAGAGATTCCTTAGCGAAGAGGCCTTCCGGGATATTTCAAAGAAAGAATCCGGCTGGCTTATAAGCGGAGATCCCCATGACCGCGCAGGAGGCGTATTCATCTCTTATGTCGGCGTGAGGAGCGGCATCCTTGCGGAGAATAACATACGTTGGAAGGTCTGCATAGAACAGGATATGGCAGAGGTCTTCGGTTCTCTCAACGCGCTTAGATGGCAGATGATGCTGCTTATCGCGGTCCTGTTGGTATCGCTTACTCCCGTTTCTTATGTTATTGCCAGGATATTGCTGGGGCCGATAAAGAACCTGCGCAAGGCAGTAGACGCGGTCGGCGCGGGCAATTTTGATTACAGGATAGGCAGCAGGTCCCATGATGAGATAGGCCAGCTTTTAAGGGCATTTGATAATATGGTGCGGGAACTTCAGCAGACCACTACTTCCGTAAAGAGGCTTAACGCAGAGATCGAAATACGCAAGAAGGCGGAGGAGCGCCTGCGCGAGTTATCCCGCGCGGTTGAACAGAGCCCGAGCATAGTCGTCATTACAGACCTGAAGGGCGATATTGAATATGTCAACCCCAAGTTCACGGAGGTCACCGGTTACAGCATGGAAGAGGTCCTGGGCAGGAATCCGCGCATCCTCAAGTCAGGGGAGATCTCGCCTGGAGAGTATAAAAAACTATGGGAGGCCATTGTCTCCGGAGGTGAATGGCGCGGGGAGTTCCATAATAAAAAGAAAAATGGAGAACTGTATTGGGAGTCAGCCTCGATATCGCACATAAAGGACGGTGCGGGGCGTATCGCGCATTTCCTCGCCGTCAAAGAAGACATCACCGCCCGCAAGAAAGCGGAGCAGGCGCTGCGGGAGGCGAAGGAAGAACTGGAGAAGAAGAACAGGGAACTTAGCAAGCTGGATGAATTAAAGTCGGATTTCATTTCTACTGTTTCGCATGAGCTGCGCACGCCGCTTTCCATCATTAAGGAGGGCATAGGCCTTGTCTTAGACGGCATCACCGGAGAGATAAACGAAAAACAGAAAAACGTGCTTAGCGCCTCCAGCTCTAATATAGACAGGCTGGCGCGGATCATAAACGAGCTTCTTGATATCTCCAAGATAGAGGCGGGCAAGGTTGAGCTGAACAGGAGGCAGGTCAATATAGCGGATCTGGCCAGGCAGGTGGCGGCCTCTTTTGAGCCGAAAATAAAAGAGGCAGGGCTTAGATTGATGGAGGAATTTCCCGAGGAAGCAGCGGACGCCTACGTCGATCCGGACAAGATTGTCCAGGTATTTACCAACCTGGTCGGCAACGCGCTGAAGTTTACCAGGCTGGGCCATATAAAGATCTCTATACAAAAGAAAGACAGGGGGGTTGAATGTTCTGTGAGCGATACCGGCGCAGGCATTACCAAAGAAGACCTGCCCAAGGTGTTTGATAAGTTTCAGCAGTTCAGCCGCACTACCGGTTCCGGAGAGAAGGGGACCGGTTTAGGGCTTTCTATCGCCAAGGGCATTGTGGAGATGCATGGCGGCAAGATATGGGTTGAGAGCGAGCTCGGCAAGGGGACAAAGTTTTCTTTCACGCTTTAA
- a CDS encoding response regulator, with amino-acid sequence MSKKRILVIEDEAQMVEMVKMRLEANGYDVLAAYDGEEGLDKARKERPDLIILDLMLPKIDGYKVCGLLKKDARYSKIPIIMFTARAQEEDVNLGRELGADAYITKPFEPQVLLSKIQELLK; translated from the coding sequence ATGTCTAAAAAGAGGATATTAGTAATAGAGGATGAAGCCCAGATGGTTGAAATGGTAAAGATGCGCCTGGAGGCGAACGGCTATGATGTGCTGGCCGCGTATGACGGCGAAGAAGGGCTTGATAAGGCGCGCAAGGAAAGGCCTGATCTGATCATATTGGATTTAATGCTTCCTAAGATTGATGGCTACAAGGTCTGCGGTTTGCTCAAGAAGGACGCGAGATATTCCAAGATACCCATAATTATGTTTACCGCGAGGGCGCAGGAAGAAGATGTGAACCTTGGCAGGGAACTGGGCGCGGATGCCTATATTACCAAGCCCTTTGAGCCGCAGGTCCTTCTTTCTAAGATCCAAGAGTTGTTAAAGTAA
- a CDS encoding MFS transporter, whose protein sequence is MSKISKVLRNRDFMLLWIGQIISQVGDRLDQMAIIGLVYARMPGSPLQIAKILSFTIMPVFLIGPMAGVYVDRWNRRRTMYVCDFLRALLVFSIPFFLLKGGTFIPIYFLIFLSYSTGRFFIPAKMSIVPDLVEKDDLLLANSLVNTTGMIAAIMGFGIGGIVVEWLGARGGFMIDAFSFFISALLVFLISKKVNSHIRRESIGQVSKEIVEVIRKSVMQEFVEGIKYFFTQKDLRFTANMMFLLMAALGSVYVVVIVFVQSALQSATRDLGFLIMFLGTGLFIGSILYGKFGGRFSQRKVIFTSLCVSGIVLVNFTLSLRIIPHFFLAAAFSLALGISVSPIMIACNTIIHRVSDNQMMGKIFSSLEIVMHLAFLLFMLISSFLAEKIDSVWILMVVGIILTITGISGLNMRRKIEWLE, encoded by the coding sequence ATGTCTAAGATCTCAAAGGTCCTGCGTAACCGCGATTTTATGCTGCTCTGGATAGGCCAGATAATATCCCAGGTGGGAGACCGGCTTGACCAGATGGCCATAATCGGGCTGGTCTATGCCAGGATGCCGGGTTCGCCGCTGCAGATCGCCAAGATCCTCTCTTTTACAATTATGCCCGTATTTCTCATCGGGCCGATGGCGGGGGTCTATGTTGACAGGTGGAACAGAAGAAGGACGATGTATGTCTGCGACTTTTTAAGGGCGTTGCTGGTGTTCAGTATCCCGTTTTTTCTGCTCAAGGGCGGCACATTTATACCTATATACTTTTTGATCTTCCTTTCTTATTCCACGGGCAGGTTCTTTATACCCGCGAAGATGTCCATAGTGCCGGATCTGGTGGAAAAAGACGACCTGCTTCTGGCTAATTCTCTGGTCAATACCACCGGGATGATCGCGGCGATAATGGGCTTCGGGATCGGCGGTATCGTTGTTGAATGGCTGGGGGCCAGGGGCGGATTTATGATCGATGCCTTCAGTTTTTTTATCTCGGCGCTTCTGGTGTTCCTGATCTCAAAGAAGGTAAACTCGCATATAAGGCGCGAGTCCATAGGGCAGGTAAGCAAGGAGATCGTGGAGGTTATCAGAAAATCGGTGATGCAGGAGTTTGTGGAGGGCATCAAGTATTTCTTTACCCAGAAGGATCTACGTTTTACCGCGAATATGATGTTCCTGCTTATGGCCGCGCTCGGCTCGGTGTATGTCGTGGTCATCGTCTTTGTTCAGAGCGCCCTGCAGTCGGCTACCCGCGACCTGGGGTTTCTTATAATGTTCCTTGGCACGGGCTTATTTATCGGCTCCATACTTTACGGTAAATTCGGCGGCAGGTTCTCGCAGCGCAAAGTGATTTTCACTTCCCTGTGCGTAAGCGGTATAGTGCTTGTCAACTTTACCTTGAGTTTGCGCATTATCCCGCATTTCTTTCTGGCCGCGGCATTTTCCCTGGCATTAGGCATTTCCGTATCGCCCATAATGATCGCCTGCAATACCATAATCCACCGCGTAAGCGACAATCAGATGATGGGCAAGATATTCAGCTCTCTGGAAATAGTAATGCATCTGGCATTCCTTTTGTTCATGCTGATAAGCAGTTTTCTCGCGGAAAAAATAGACAGCGTCTGGATATTGATGGTAGTCGGCATAATACTTACCATTACAGGAATAAGCGGATTGAATATGCGAAGGAAAATAGAGTGGTTAGAATAA
- the rsxC gene encoding electron transport complex subunit RsxC — MVRIRENKEYTEHKGIEAAPLPEQVHIPLSQHLGKPAAACVKAGDSVLMGQLIARPQGHISSCVHSSVSGVVKSISDWPHPVLGRFQAVAIENDGLDKAQVLPLRSKDEIEGLTAEQIRSIVLDAGIIGMGGAAFPAHVKLNPPKPVKYLIINGAECEPYLTCDSRLMVEKAEEVIKGAGLIARCVSPENVYFAIEENKPEAIEKIGALLGRTAYKLKILKSRYPQGGEKQIIKSVLDKEVPSGKLPFDIEALVHNAATVYAVYEAVYKSKPVYERVLTVTGSCLDEPRNLLVRIGASIGELIEFCRPRRGFAKVVMGGPMMGLAQYSLDTPVIKSTSGVLLLTEKESEKGREEFCIRCGQCVYNCPARLMPTMINLASSHEDWEAAKEYGALDCIECGLCSYVCPSGINLVQSIKLAKIKAGR; from the coding sequence GTGGTTAGAATAAGAGAAAATAAGGAATATACGGAACATAAAGGCATTGAGGCGGCGCCTTTACCTGAACAGGTCCATATACCTTTGAGCCAGCATTTAGGCAAGCCGGCCGCTGCCTGTGTCAAGGCAGGCGATAGCGTGCTTATGGGCCAGTTGATCGCGCGGCCGCAGGGCCATATTTCTTCGTGCGTTCATTCTTCCGTTTCAGGCGTGGTTAAGTCAATAAGCGACTGGCCCCATCCTGTTCTGGGCAGGTTCCAGGCGGTTGCGATCGAGAATGACGGCCTTGACAAGGCCCAGGTTCTGCCTCTGAGAAGCAAAGACGAGATAGAAGGGTTGACAGCAGAGCAGATACGCTCAATCGTCCTGGACGCGGGCATTATAGGCATGGGCGGAGCGGCGTTCCCCGCGCACGTTAAATTAAACCCGCCAAAACCGGTTAAATATTTGATCATAAATGGGGCGGAGTGCGAGCCGTATCTTACCTGCGACAGCCGCCTTATGGTTGAAAAGGCGGAGGAGGTAATCAAGGGCGCGGGCTTGATAGCGAGGTGTGTCAGCCCTGAAAATGTGTATTTCGCCATAGAAGAAAATAAGCCGGAGGCGATAGAAAAAATAGGGGCATTATTAGGCCGTACCGCTTATAAGCTGAAAATACTGAAAAGCCGCTATCCGCAGGGAGGGGAGAAGCAGATTATCAAGTCAGTGCTTGATAAAGAAGTGCCTTCGGGAAAATTGCCGTTTGACATAGAGGCATTAGTCCATAACGCGGCTACGGTATACGCTGTTTATGAAGCGGTTTATAAGAGCAAGCCGGTTTATGAAAGGGTTCTAACCGTAACCGGCTCCTGCCTTGATGAGCCGCGCAATCTCCTGGTCAGGATAGGCGCTTCCATAGGAGAGTTGATAGAATTTTGCCGGCCCAGGAGGGGATTCGCCAAGGTCGTAATGGGCGGGCCGATGATGGGGCTGGCGCAGTATTCCCTGGATACGCCGGTAATAAAAAGCACATCGGGAGTATTGCTGCTTACGGAAAAAGAGTCAGAAAAGGGGCGGGAGGAATTTTGCATACGCTGCGGCCAATGCGTGTATAACTGTCCGGCCCGGCTTATGCCGACAATGATAAACCTTGCCTCTTCTCATGAGGACTGGGAAGCGGCCAAAGAATACGGCGCGCTTGACTGTATTGAATGCGGGCTTTGTTCTTATGTGTGCCCTTCCGGGATCAATTTAGTCCAGTCCATAAAACTCGCGAAGATAAAGGCGGGCAGATGA
- a CDS encoding RnfABCDGE type electron transport complex subunit G, which yields MKEYAKFSLTLFVICLVSAAFLSIVYSVTEPAIRKQAQAAEVSSLRKVVPEAADYKQEALGQNKLFTVFDADKKCIGYAFLCEAQGYSGAIKIMVGIDAAGDIKGVDIVEHSETPGLGSRIQEQGFLSGFKGRSYNDIQGVDTIGGATISSAAVIKAVEESLKEVIKSIK from the coding sequence ATGAAGGAATACGCGAAGTTTTCTTTGACCCTGTTTGTTATCTGTTTAGTTTCGGCGGCATTTTTAAGTATTGTCTATAGCGTTACCGAGCCGGCGATCAGGAAGCAGGCGCAGGCAGCCGAGGTCAGCAGTCTGAGGAAGGTCGTTCCCGAAGCCGCGGATTACAAGCAAGAGGCGTTGGGCCAGAATAAGTTATTTACCGTATTCGACGCGGATAAAAAGTGTATCGGCTACGCCTTTTTATGCGAGGCGCAGGGTTACTCCGGAGCGATCAAGATAATGGTCGGCATAGACGCCGCGGGCGATATAAAAGGCGTGGATATAGTGGAGCATAGTGAAACGCCCGGCCTGGGTTCCAGGATCCAGGAACAGGGTTTTCTTTCGGGTTTTAAAGGCAGGAGTTATAATGATATTCAGGGCGTGGATACCATAGGCGGGGCAACGATCTCCTCCGCGGCAGTGATAAAGGCGGTTGAAGAGAGCCTTAAAGAGGTTATCAAATCAATAAAGTAA